One Gossypium hirsutum isolate 1008001.06 chromosome A11, Gossypium_hirsutum_v2.1, whole genome shotgun sequence genomic window carries:
- the LOC107891942 gene encoding putative disease resistance protein RGA4: MAESFLSIIADTLLKNIISPSIKQTISLLNASDLKRLEETMTYIKAVLLDAEKLQQHNQTLRLSLTKLRGVFYDAEDVLDEFRCDALRKELKTVRFSSISIPLAYSLRMGHKIKKINERLETIATDFKRFNLGENVQILQNRPYVVQSHRDTHSLMTSKVLGRDQDKENIIDLLVQPRGVETMTVIPIVGIGGLGKTTLAQLVYNDERVSRSFPLKLWVCVSEFFDVARFLCEIIFNINHERSDGLPVNALLTLLQSLIKGKRFLLILDDVWNEDRVKWDELKAILMKLDYLHQSKIIVTTRSLAVASIMGTQSPFELEALSHEDSLSLLLKWAFNQGDEERYPNLFPIADEIVKKCKGVPLAVRTMGSLLYGKTRQRDWELIRDNHIWKLDQEETVIRVTKAQILEGEAQ, translated from the coding sequence ATGGCGGAATCGTTTCTCTCCATCATTGCCGATACCCTTTTGAAGAACATCATCTCCCCTAGTATCAAACAAACTATCTCTCTATTGAATGCCAGTGATTTGAAAAGGCTGGAGGAAACCATGACATACATCAAAGCTGTGCTGTTAGATGCTGAAAAACTGCAGCAGCACAATCAGACATTACGCCTTAGTTTGACCAAGCTAAGGGGCGTCTTTTATGATGCTGAGGATGTGCTCGATGAATTCAGGTGTGACGCTCTGCGAAAGGAGTTGAAAACGGTACGTTTCTCCTCCATCTCTATCCCTTTGGCATACTCTTTGAGGATGGGTCACAAAATAAAAAAGATCAACGAAAGGTTAGAGACCATTGCTACTGATTTCAAAAGATTTAATCTAGGAGAGAATGTTCAAATTCTTCAGAACCGACCGTATGTTGTTCAAAGTCATAGGGACACCCACTCCCTCATGACTTCTAAGGTACTTGGTCGAGATCAAGACAAAGAGAACATTATAGATCTTCTAGTCCAGCCAAGGGGTGTGGAAACCATGACTGTCATCCCCATAGTTGGAATAGGAGGTTTGGGGAAAACTACGCTTGCTCAGCTTGTGTACAATGATGAAAGAGTGAGTCGGAGTTTTCCCTTGAAACTATGGGTGTGTGTATCCGAGTTTTTTGACGTTGCTAGGTTTCTTTGCGAGATTATTTTCAACATCAACCATGAAAGAAGTGATGGTTTACCGGTCAATGCACTGTTGACTCTTCTCCAAAGTCTTATAAAAGGTAAAAGATTTTTACTTATTCTGGATGATGTGTGGAATGAAGATCGTGTCAAGTGGGATGAATTGAAAGCCATATTGATGAAATTGGATTATCTGCATCAAAGTAAAATCATTGTTACCACAAGAAGTTTAGCCGTCGCATCAATAATGGGTACTCAAAGTCCTTTTGAACTAGAAGCTCTTAGTCATGAAGATAGCTTGTCTCTGTTACTAAAATGGGCATTTAACCAAGGGGAcgaagaacgatatccaaacctatttccAATTGCTGATGAAATTGTGAAGAAATGCAAAGGTGTTCCTTTGGCAGTGAGAACTATGGGAAGTTTACTTTATGGAAAAACTCGTCAACGTGACTGGGAACTGATAAGAGATAATCACATCTGGAAGCTTGATCAAGAAGAGacagtgatacgagtcacaaaagcccaaattcttgaaggcgaggcccaataa
- the LOC107891935 gene encoding protein CANDIDATE G-PROTEIN COUPLED RECEPTOR 2 codes for MQSLESITESPFPQNPNNSSSSSSSSFSNGLYGWLVECHGFWHNLALIIPSLLFVLFLGFQAKKNFQKLSHGRSYIMISYYGCLWLVSLLNLVWCFVQAWECTPGKEMAWNILSLFTTSGMLFLEVSLLAFLLQGNHASGLQALTRTFVISGLIVGLDLLLKAIYLFGFSVPLFIDNSEHPRQIKWGLWVVHRLVLTAIYGSILFMYHSKRRERLPARPAFYKYVAFMFVLNALELFACALTGNGASFGFWLYSATIVCYHAFYLPLLYITFLADFFEEEDMHLENVYYSEMKDAGFFDADWE; via the exons ATGCAATCTCTTGAAAGCATCACAGAATCCCCATTTCCTCAAAACCCTAACaattcttcatcatcatcatcttcttctttttcgaATGGGTTGTATGGATGGCTCGTTGAATGTCATGGATTTTGGCATAACTTAGCACTTATTATCCCTTCTCTCCTCTTTGTTCTGTTTCTGGGTTTTCAAgctaaaaaaaactttcaaaagcTCTCTCATGGAAGGTCTTATATCATGATTTCTTATTACGGTTGCCTTTGGCTCGTTAGCTTGCTCAACCTTGTTTGGTGTTTCGTTCAG GCCTGGGAATGCACTCCTGGAAAGGAAATGGCATGGAATATCTTATCATTGTTCACAACTTCTGGGATGCTATTCCTGGAAGTTAGCCTGTTGGCATTTCTACTGCAAGGAAATCATGCTAGTGGGTTGCAAGCTTTGACACGGACATTTGTTATTTCAGGGCTTATTGTTGGTTTGGACTTACTTCTCAag GCTATTTACCTATTTGGATTCAGTGTGCCCTTGTTCATTGACAACTCCGAACATCCACGTCAGATCAAATGGGGCTTGTGGGTTGTTCACAGGCTAGTGCTGACTGCTATTTATGGCTCCATACTGTTTATGTACCATTCCAAGCGGAGAGAAAGGTTACCTG CAAGACCTGCATTCTACAAATATGTTGCCTTCATGTTCGTCTTGAATGCACTAGAACTGTTTGCTTGTGCACTAACTGGAAATGGAGCTAGCTTTGGGTTTTG GTTGTACAGCGCCACAATCGTTTGCTACCATGCCTTTTACCTTCCTCTTCTGTATATTACTTTTCTAGCTGATTTTTTTGAg GAGGAAGACATGCATTTAGAGAATGTGTACTACTCAGAGATGAAAGATGCTggtttctttgatgctgactgggAGTAA
- the LOC107957326 gene encoding putative disease resistance protein RGA3, translating to MSSLFVIYFKDLRSKGFVQDVDDKVTFYKFKIHDLIHDLALSVSQEECLTIYQQTISASENVRHLAFAEHYPMRILQPFLKKLKGVRTLVNLTPWGQFREVEKTFLSACISYFKYLWLIELENCTLKALPKSICTLKHLKCLVLSSFHNLRRVPKSIHKLQSLLTLRLFNLPRFQVSDNLRRLINLRFLEISGDDMQLREVRPGNWSSLRFLYFYKCTTLKCLFEGMENLTSLKDLIFEYCYELESLSRSLKFLVKLEDIFIISCPKINLLMEPQGIEDQNLHLGLKNFIIRDAPSLRDLPRLLLEASASHLEFIEIRGCPELEALPNWFQNLISLQRLEIIDCPKLSRLFDGVEHLTSLKQLKIQQCPTMNDKYRPQTGADWSKISHIQEVHIEEQKIIKSS from the exons ATGTCTAGCTTATTTGTCATT TATTTCAAAGACTTACGGTCCAAGGGATTTGTCCAAGATGTTGATGACAAAGTTACATTTTATAAGTTCAAAATCCATGATCTGATACATGATCTTGCGCTAAGTGTTTCACAAGAAGAGTGCTTAACCATATATCAGCAAACGATAAGTGCTTCTGAAAATGTTCGGCATTTGGCATTCGCTGAGCATTATCCGATGAGAATTCTGCAGCCATTTTTGAAGAAGTTGAAAGGTGTGCGCACGTTAGTAAATCTAACTCCATGGGGACAATTCAGGGAGGTGGAGAAAACATTTTTGAGTGCTTGCATCTCATATTTTAAGTACCTGTGGCTAATTGAGTTGGAAAATTGCAcgttaaaggcattaccaaagTCCATTTGCACCCTAAAGCATTTAAAGTGTCTTGTCTTAAGTAGCTTCCATAATTTGAGGAGAGTTCCAAAGTCCATCCATAAACTTCAGAGCTTGCTGACATTGAGATTATTTAATCTCCCAAGGTTTCAAGTGTCTGACAATTTGCGAAGGTTGATCAATTTAAGATTTCTGGAGATATCAGGGGATGACATGCAATTAAGAGAGGTTCGACCTGGTAATTGGAGTTCACTTCGATTCTTATACTTTTACAAGTGCACGACACTGAAATGTTTGTTTGAAGGGATGGAAAACCTCACATCACTCAAAGATTTGATTTTCGAATATTGTTATGAACTTGAATCACTATCTCGAAGTCTGAAATTCCTTGTTAAATTGGaggatatttttattatttcttgccCAAAAATCAATTTACTCATGGAACCTCAAGGGATAGAAGATCAAAACCTTCACTTGGgtcttaaaaatttcataattcgtGATGCGCCAAGTTTAAGGGATCTACCTCGGTTGCTTCTTGAAGCATCTGCTAGCCATTTGGAGTTCATTGAAATCAGGGGTTGCCCTGAATTGGAGGCATTGCCAAATTGGTTTCAAAACTTAATTTCACTTCAAAGATTAGAGATTATTGATTGTCCCAAATTATCTCGTCTTTTTGATGGAGTAGAGCATCTCACTTCCCTCAAACAACTAAAGATCCAACAATGTCCAACAATGAATGATAAATATCGACCGCAAACTGGTGCAGATTGGTCCAAGATATCACACATCCAAGAAGTTCATATTGAAGAGCAAAAGATTATCAAGTCAAGTTAG